A section of the Centropristis striata isolate RG_2023a ecotype Rhode Island chromosome 7, C.striata_1.0, whole genome shotgun sequence genome encodes:
- the cfap73 gene encoding LOW QUALITY PROTEIN: coiled-coil domain-containing protein 42 (The sequence of the model RefSeq protein was modified relative to this genomic sequence to represent the inferred CDS: substituted 2 bases at 2 genomic stop codons) produces the protein MNRSSQRLPAGTSPLQTGHDTSFALLDLQQKRREADLLDEKLKERKQKLENLQQCADELEEEIKKAKELFFSRDMLLKVQERKEEIRVQEDLERLKVECATLRETNEXLKSQVDRLAMSKKFLEQVVKMTKFDDIEALMAHCENLLHFRDQLYRRESEALEQVDQERKALLTLEDKHHFLRLHKNNQLSKLXTELEETHSEAPTWERKWNHIQETAAKKTLRLGQIKIATLNLFEMIDDKVKDEETVDINDTEKQLDQLKMFIQDHQDMLNKHQTRSQRLDGQKKDKRVVIHSEKKHS, from the exons ATGAATCGGTCCtcaca GAGGCTGCCTGCGGGGACCAGCCCGCTGCAGACAGGACATGACACGAGCTTTGCCCTCTTGGATCTGCAGCAGAAACGCAGAGAAGCAGATTTGCTGGACGAAAAGCTCAAGGAGCGCAAACAG aaATTGGAGAACTTACAGCAGTGTGCAGATGAGTTGGAGGAAGAGATAAAGAAAGCAAAGGAGTTGTTCTTCAGTCGTGATATGTTGCTGAAGGTACA ggagaggaaagaggagattCGGGTGCAGGAGGATCTGGAGAGGTTAAAGGTGGAGTGTGCCACACTGAGGGAGACAAATGAGTAGCTGAAGAGTCAGGTGGACAGACTCGCTATGTCTAAGAAATTCCTGGAACAAGTGGTCAAAATGACGAAG TTTGATGATATAGAGGCACTCATGGCTCATTGTGAGAATCTTCTCCACTTTCGAGACCAACTCTATCGGAGGGAGAGTGAGGCGCTGGAGCAGGTCGACCAGGAGAGAAAAGCACTGCTGACACTGGAAGACAAGCATCACTTCCTGCGGCTGCACAAGAACAACCAGCTGTCCAAGCTCTAGACCGAGCTGGAGGAGACACACTCCGAAGCTCCCACATGG gagagaaagtGGAACCACATTCAGGAAACGGCAGCAAAGAAGACACTCCGACTGGGACAGATCAAGATAGCCACTCTCAACCTCTTTGAAATGATAGATGACAAGGTAAAAGACGAGGAAACTGTGGATATAAACGACACGGAGAAACAGCTGGACCAG CTCAAGATGTTCATCCAGGACCATCAGGACATGTTGAATAAACATCAAACTCGCTCACAGAGACTTGatggacagaaaaaagacaagcgTGTTGTAAttcacagtgaaaaaaaacatagttaG
- the iqcd gene encoding dynein regulatory complex protein 10 has protein sequence MSTKGATMLAKTRSEDVIKNHEKSQKTLLSFEAERILKVLENCINQVEIVATLPAVLRLNSVMDKQLSKALQEHQILDEKLETVEHLKWESGDLEQEGVVRKARTQVEKDIKNSARDLLRIVRAKPEAMCGLRAELVKELGDGDNEHMLEVGDSERMLIRGLKTFHIDVGQKLMTSLDEEVQQLLQEQEFLSTASDLERMISQEDDKKTIIKGIDENISKKNDKIKYLQSFLQGRSRQNVDMSLLVDSQRQSLLKTSEVKHTSMQQQIDQLNTQLSSLALENRQAERVIQEKNENVEAEIEYLLQMFDAEIGEIQANLELNETDYDKEEEEQKKLEKPFSVLEVECNQILEKRRLAEEKRKEEIKELELKTKAAIFAQAWWRGYSTRKALKNKSKSKKVKKGKGKKTK, from the exons ATGTCTACAAAAGGAGCAACAATGCTGGCAAAGACCCGATCAGAAGATGTTATAAAGAACCATGAAAAATCACAGAAGACACTGCTCTCTTTTGAGGCTGAACGCATCTTAAAAGTATTGGAAAACTGCATCAATCAAGTTGAGATTGTGGCTACTCTGCCTGCTGTCCTCCGATTGAACAGTGTTATGGACAAGCAGTTGAGTAAGGCACTTCAAGAGCACCAAATATTAGATGAAAAACTGGAGACAGTGGAACATCTGAAGTGGGAGTCTGGAGATTTGGAACAAGAAGGAGTTGTTAGAAAAGCAAGGACTCAGGTTGAGAAAGACATCAAGAACTCTGCCAGGGATCTGCTCAGGATTGTCAGAGCAAAGCCAGAGGCCATGTGTGGTTTAAGGGCAGAGCTAGTTAAGGAACTAGGGGACGGTGACAATGAGCACATGCTGGAAGTAGGGGACAGTGAGCGCATGCTTATTAGGGGGCTTAAGACATTTCACATCGATGTGGGACAAAAATTGATGACCAGTCTGGATGAGGAGGTACAGCAGCTTCTCCAGGAGCAGGAGTTTTTATCCACTGCCAGCGATTTGGAACGCATGATTTCACAAGAAGATGACAAGAAGACAATCATAAAAGGAATAGATGAAAAT ATTTCAAAGAAAAATGACAAGATCAAATATTTGCAAAGTTTTCTGCAAGGGAGAAGCAGACAAAACGTCGATATGTCACTTCTTGTAGACAGCCAGCGCCAGTCACTCCTCAAGACATCAGAGGTGAAACACACCAGTATGCAGCAGCAGATCGATCAACTAAACACTCAGCTCAGCAGTTTGGCCCTTGAAAacaggcaggcagagagagTCATCCAAGAG aaaaatgaaaatgtggaGGCAGAAATTGAATACTTGCTCCAAATGTTTGATGCAGAAATAGGAGAAATCCAG GCCAACCTGGAGTTGAATGAAACAGATTATgacaaagaggaggaggagcaaaaGAAGCTGGAGAAGCCTTTTTCAGTCCTAGAGGTGGAGTGCAACCAAATCCTGGAAAAGCGTCGGCTggcagaagaaaagagaaaagaggagataaAGGAGCTGGAGCTGAAGACCAAAGCTGCTATCTTTGCCCAAGCCTGGTGGAGAGGCTACAGTACTCGTAAAGCCTTAAAGAACAAGAGCAAAAGCAAGAAGGTCAAAAAAGGGAAAGGCAAGAAAACCAAATGA
- the tpcn1 gene encoding two pore channel protein 1 isoform X2 encodes MESDDDVPLILTWDEANSGLLNEETERGDENGGGGNYDIVNNAVISTPGPQNHRAQNVSLKQSWEMNYQEAAIYLQEGENNDKFFSHPRNPKALAAYLFAHNHLFYMMELLTGLLLMKLSLCEAPAVPSLRLDVYVHATLELLALVMVAFELCMKLRWLGFHTFIRHKRTMVKTCVLLLQFVEAIVVLVRQTSHMRVTRALRPIFLVDCRYCGAVRRNLRQIFQSLPPFIDILLLLLFFMVIFAILGFCLFSPNSADPYFSTLENSLVSLFVLLTTANFPDVMMPSYSKNRWSCVFFIVYLSIELYFIMNLLLAVVFDTFNDVEKMKFKSLLLHKRSAIDHAFQLLVSRQRPMGVSLKQFDGLMRFYRPRMSARDRFLTYKALNTSGAPMLSLQDFYKFYEVTGLKWKARRSGEHWFDDLPHTTFLIFKGINLLVKSKAFQYAMYAVVAINGVWILVETYRLNSGFSYSRFVPWSYIVFLTIYGVEVLLKIAGLGPMAYFSSGWNLFDFSVTVFAFLGLIALAFDMEPFYFIVVLRPLQLLRLFKIKQRYRNVLDTMFELFPRMASLGLTLIIFYYSFAIVGMEFFADVVYPNCCNTSTVADSYRQINITYGNKTVLEEGYYYLNNFNNILSSFVTLFELTVVNNWYITMEGVTSMTSHWSRLYFMTFYIVTMVVMTIIVAFILDAFVFRMNYSRKNREPVENPEDENGIVFEVEVSRDEALATLELYKQTCPGLSSLSSLQGVLQTMDRGGHTSLVYLGRRSRTKSDLSMKMYEEEIQHEWYAEYSRENLPEQDQSLERDLDSPVSDPSPFREPQLNSQTGPHSIN; translated from the exons ATGGAGTCTGACGACGATGTGCCTCTCATCTTAACCTGGGACGAAGCGAACAGCGGTCTGCTCAACGAGGAGACTGAGAGAGGAGACGAAA atggaggaggagggaatTATGACATAGTGAACAACGCTGTGATCTCAACACCTGGGCCACAAAACCACAGAGCCCAAAATGTGTCCTTAAAGCAAAGCTGGGAGATGAACTACCAAGAGGCAGCCATCTACCTGCAG GAGGGAGAGAACAATGACAAGTTCTTCAGCCATCCTCGAAACCCCAAGGCGCTGGCAGCGTACCTGTTTGCCCACAACCACCTGTTCTACATGATGGAGCTGCTGACGGGCCTGCTGCTGATGAAGCTGTCGCTGTGTGAAGCTCCTGCGGTGCCCTCACTGCGCCTGGATGTCTAC GTCCATGCCACTCTGGAGCTGCTGGCTTTGGTTATGGTGGCATTTGAGCTATGCATGAAATTGCGCTGGTTAGGCTTCCACACCTTCATACGACATAAGAGGACCATGGTGAAG AcgtgtgtgttgctgctgcagttcGTGGAGGCCATAGTGGTTCTGGTCAGACAGACGTCTCACATGAGAGTGACCAGAGCTCTCAGACCAATTTTCCTGGTGGATTGTAGATACTGTGGTGCTGTGCGCAG AAACTTGCGTCAGATCTTCCAGTCCCTCCCACCTTTTATCGACATCCTCCTTCTGCTGCTCTTCTTCATGGTTATATTTGCTATCTTGG GTTTCTGCCTCTTCTCTCCAAACAGTGCTGACCCG TACTTCAGCACTCTGGAGAACAGCCTCGTCagtctgtttgtgctgctgacCACAGCAAA TTTCCCTGATGTGATGATGCCTTCGTACTCTAAGAACCGATGGtcctgtgttttctttattgtttaccTCTCCATAGAGCTCTACTTCATCATGAACCTG CTATTGGCCGTGGTGTTCGATACGTTTAATGACGTTGAAAAGATGAAGTTTAAATCTCTTTTACTTCACAAACGCTCGGCTATTGACCATGCCTTTCAGCTGTTAGTTAGCCGGCAG aggCCGATGGGCGTGTCGCTGAAACAGTTTGATGGTCTGATGCGGTTTTACAGGCCACGGATGTCTGCAAGAGACCGCTTCCTCACATATAAAGCTCTTAACACCTCAGGAGCTCCGATGCTCAG TTTACAGGACTTTTATAAGTTCTATGAGGTCACTGGCCTTAAATGGAAG gCACGACGCAGTGGAGAACACTGGTTTGACGACCTTCCGCACACAACCTTCCTCATTTTCAAAG GCATCAACCTGCTTGTGAAGTCAAAGGCCTTCCAGTATGCCATGT ATGCGGTGGTGGCCATCAATGGTGTGTGGATCCTCGTGGAGACGTACAGGCTGAACA GTGGATTTTCCTATTCCAGATTCGTTCCCTGGAGTTACATTGTTTTCCTGACCA TTTACGGGGTAGAGGTGTTATTGAAAATAGCTGGTTTGGGGCCGATGGCTTATTTCAGCTCTGGGTGGAATCT GTTTGACTTCTCAGTGACAGTGTTTGCCTTCCTGGGCCTGATAGCTCTCGCCTTCGATATGGAGCCATTTTACTTCATTGTAGTTCTCAGACCACTTCAGCTGCTCCG GTTGTTTAAGATAAAGCAGAGGTATCGGAACGTGTTGGACACCATGTTTGAGCTCTTCCCCAGGATGGCAAGTCTGGGTTTGACCTTAATCATCTTCTACTACTCATTTGCAATTGTTGGGATGGAGTTCTTTGCAGATGTGGTTTACCCAAACTGCTGCAA CACCAGCACAGTAGCAGACTCCTACAGACAGATCAACATCACCTATGGCAATAAAACAGTATTGGAAGAAGGCTACTATTATCTCAATAACTTCAACAACATCCTCAGCAGCTTTG TTACTCTGTTTGAACTGACTGTGGTCAATAACTGGTACATTACCATG GAAGGAGTAACTTCTATGACAAGCCACTGGAGCCGGCTCTACTTCATGACCTTTTATATAGTTACCATG GTGGTGATGACCATCATCGTGGCGTTCATCCTGGATGCATTTGTGTTCCGCATGAACTACAGCCGCAAGAACCGGGAACCAGTGGAGAACCCAGAGG ATGAGAACGGGATTGTATTTGAAGTAGAGGTGAGTCGTGATGAAGCTCTGGCCACTCTGGAGCTGTACAAACAGACCTGCCCAGGACTGTCCTCTCTCAGCTCTCTGCAGGGAGTCCTACAGACTATGGACAGGGGAGGG CACACGTCTCTGGTGTACCTCGGTCGCAGGTCCCGGACGAAGAGTGACCTCAGCATGAAAATGTACGAGGAGGAGATACAG CACGAATGGTATGCAGAGTATTCAAGGGAAAACCTGCCTGAGCAAGACCAAAGCCTGGAGCGGGATCTGGACAGTCCCGTCTCCGACCCGTCTCCTTTCCGAGAGCCTCAGCTCAACTCACAGACTGGACCTCACAGCATCAACTAA
- the tpcn1 gene encoding two pore channel protein 1 isoform X1, whose product MECICGQAAGSHEDQIYNGSPVVISSYALQLELDCIDGGGGNYDIVNNAVISTPGPQNHRAQNVSLKQSWEMNYQEAAIYLQEGENNDKFFSHPRNPKALAAYLFAHNHLFYMMELLTGLLLMKLSLCEAPAVPSLRLDVYVHATLELLALVMVAFELCMKLRWLGFHTFIRHKRTMVKTCVLLLQFVEAIVVLVRQTSHMRVTRALRPIFLVDCRYCGAVRRNLRQIFQSLPPFIDILLLLLFFMVIFAILGFCLFSPNSADPYFSTLENSLVSLFVLLTTANFPDVMMPSYSKNRWSCVFFIVYLSIELYFIMNLLLAVVFDTFNDVEKMKFKSLLLHKRSAIDHAFQLLVSRQRPMGVSLKQFDGLMRFYRPRMSARDRFLTYKALNTSGAPMLSLQDFYKFYEVTGLKWKARRSGEHWFDDLPHTTFLIFKGINLLVKSKAFQYAMYAVVAINGVWILVETYRLNSGFSYSRFVPWSYIVFLTIYGVEVLLKIAGLGPMAYFSSGWNLFDFSVTVFAFLGLIALAFDMEPFYFIVVLRPLQLLRLFKIKQRYRNVLDTMFELFPRMASLGLTLIIFYYSFAIVGMEFFADVVYPNCCNTSTVADSYRQINITYGNKTVLEEGYYYLNNFNNILSSFVTLFELTVVNNWYITMEGVTSMTSHWSRLYFMTFYIVTMVVMTIIVAFILDAFVFRMNYSRKNREPVENPEDENGIVFEVEVSRDEALATLELYKQTCPGLSSLSSLQGVLQTMDRGGHTSLVYLGRRSRTKSDLSMKMYEEEIQHEWYAEYSRENLPEQDQSLERDLDSPVSDPSPFREPQLNSQTGPHSIN is encoded by the exons ATGGAGTGCATATGTGGACAGGCAGCTGGTTCCCATGAAGATCAGATTTACAATGGGAGTCCAGTAGTGATCTCCTCCTATGCCTTACAGTTAGAACTAGACTGCATTG atggaggaggagggaatTATGACATAGTGAACAACGCTGTGATCTCAACACCTGGGCCACAAAACCACAGAGCCCAAAATGTGTCCTTAAAGCAAAGCTGGGAGATGAACTACCAAGAGGCAGCCATCTACCTGCAG GAGGGAGAGAACAATGACAAGTTCTTCAGCCATCCTCGAAACCCCAAGGCGCTGGCAGCGTACCTGTTTGCCCACAACCACCTGTTCTACATGATGGAGCTGCTGACGGGCCTGCTGCTGATGAAGCTGTCGCTGTGTGAAGCTCCTGCGGTGCCCTCACTGCGCCTGGATGTCTAC GTCCATGCCACTCTGGAGCTGCTGGCTTTGGTTATGGTGGCATTTGAGCTATGCATGAAATTGCGCTGGTTAGGCTTCCACACCTTCATACGACATAAGAGGACCATGGTGAAG AcgtgtgtgttgctgctgcagttcGTGGAGGCCATAGTGGTTCTGGTCAGACAGACGTCTCACATGAGAGTGACCAGAGCTCTCAGACCAATTTTCCTGGTGGATTGTAGATACTGTGGTGCTGTGCGCAG AAACTTGCGTCAGATCTTCCAGTCCCTCCCACCTTTTATCGACATCCTCCTTCTGCTGCTCTTCTTCATGGTTATATTTGCTATCTTGG GTTTCTGCCTCTTCTCTCCAAACAGTGCTGACCCG TACTTCAGCACTCTGGAGAACAGCCTCGTCagtctgtttgtgctgctgacCACAGCAAA TTTCCCTGATGTGATGATGCCTTCGTACTCTAAGAACCGATGGtcctgtgttttctttattgtttaccTCTCCATAGAGCTCTACTTCATCATGAACCTG CTATTGGCCGTGGTGTTCGATACGTTTAATGACGTTGAAAAGATGAAGTTTAAATCTCTTTTACTTCACAAACGCTCGGCTATTGACCATGCCTTTCAGCTGTTAGTTAGCCGGCAG aggCCGATGGGCGTGTCGCTGAAACAGTTTGATGGTCTGATGCGGTTTTACAGGCCACGGATGTCTGCAAGAGACCGCTTCCTCACATATAAAGCTCTTAACACCTCAGGAGCTCCGATGCTCAG TTTACAGGACTTTTATAAGTTCTATGAGGTCACTGGCCTTAAATGGAAG gCACGACGCAGTGGAGAACACTGGTTTGACGACCTTCCGCACACAACCTTCCTCATTTTCAAAG GCATCAACCTGCTTGTGAAGTCAAAGGCCTTCCAGTATGCCATGT ATGCGGTGGTGGCCATCAATGGTGTGTGGATCCTCGTGGAGACGTACAGGCTGAACA GTGGATTTTCCTATTCCAGATTCGTTCCCTGGAGTTACATTGTTTTCCTGACCA TTTACGGGGTAGAGGTGTTATTGAAAATAGCTGGTTTGGGGCCGATGGCTTATTTCAGCTCTGGGTGGAATCT GTTTGACTTCTCAGTGACAGTGTTTGCCTTCCTGGGCCTGATAGCTCTCGCCTTCGATATGGAGCCATTTTACTTCATTGTAGTTCTCAGACCACTTCAGCTGCTCCG GTTGTTTAAGATAAAGCAGAGGTATCGGAACGTGTTGGACACCATGTTTGAGCTCTTCCCCAGGATGGCAAGTCTGGGTTTGACCTTAATCATCTTCTACTACTCATTTGCAATTGTTGGGATGGAGTTCTTTGCAGATGTGGTTTACCCAAACTGCTGCAA CACCAGCACAGTAGCAGACTCCTACAGACAGATCAACATCACCTATGGCAATAAAACAGTATTGGAAGAAGGCTACTATTATCTCAATAACTTCAACAACATCCTCAGCAGCTTTG TTACTCTGTTTGAACTGACTGTGGTCAATAACTGGTACATTACCATG GAAGGAGTAACTTCTATGACAAGCCACTGGAGCCGGCTCTACTTCATGACCTTTTATATAGTTACCATG GTGGTGATGACCATCATCGTGGCGTTCATCCTGGATGCATTTGTGTTCCGCATGAACTACAGCCGCAAGAACCGGGAACCAGTGGAGAACCCAGAGG ATGAGAACGGGATTGTATTTGAAGTAGAGGTGAGTCGTGATGAAGCTCTGGCCACTCTGGAGCTGTACAAACAGACCTGCCCAGGACTGTCCTCTCTCAGCTCTCTGCAGGGAGTCCTACAGACTATGGACAGGGGAGGG CACACGTCTCTGGTGTACCTCGGTCGCAGGTCCCGGACGAAGAGTGACCTCAGCATGAAAATGTACGAGGAGGAGATACAG CACGAATGGTATGCAGAGTATTCAAGGGAAAACCTGCCTGAGCAAGACCAAAGCCTGGAGCGGGATCTGGACAGTCCCGTCTCCGACCCGTCTCCTTTCCGAGAGCCTCAGCTCAACTCACAGACTGGACCTCACAGCATCAACTAA